A region of Kribbella sp. NBC_01245 DNA encodes the following proteins:
- a CDS encoding VWA domain-containing protein, with amino-acid sequence MTGGLRAFAAAVACLAVALPTAAQADSKPSARIDSVQVSQGRASFVLTTANVSGKLDSKTVRVDAGGTALPASVTPVSSTTTSSAPPRGVMIVLDTSGSMAASGIAAARQAALSYLTALPSDVQAGLLTFSDQPRLVVPPTANRARVRNALADVQSAGATALYDAVRAAVAALDAAKLGPSAQRRLVVLSDGVDTTSTATLTSVTGQLAASRIPADVVAFRYGNGDASAAQQIAAAAGGRTLTAQGADELTTAFAAVARNFTARAKVDVTVPDALAGRRTTLRVTIGSVSATTTVTFAAIPAAKPSATPIPTEAAAVPVRTIWSWLFFALLGAVFGVVLLVVVLLRWQGVRQDAARRLDRQMSHYGPRHDVLVASESEGAAARTAVGFVGQALRTTGAEQGLAKRLDLADVRRKPAEWTVLAFCGGAVLAAALMLIGVTPLLSVPIGLVAAWILQRLYLSIRISRRRAAFGEQLPDVLQLIVGSLRSGFSLAQAIDSVVRDGTQPAAAEFSRALAETRIGVQLEDGLDHVADRMECGDLHWVVMATRIQREVGGNLAEVLKNTVDTMRERAQTRRQIRTLSAEGRLSGYIIVGLPIVLGTWLTWSKPEYMSPLFTTPVGLMVVAGGGVLIIIGAFWIRVLVKVEA; translated from the coding sequence ATGACTGGGGGACTGCGCGCATTCGCGGCCGCTGTCGCCTGTCTGGCCGTGGCGCTGCCGACCGCTGCGCAGGCGGACAGCAAACCGTCGGCCCGGATCGACTCCGTGCAGGTCAGCCAGGGGCGTGCCAGCTTCGTCCTCACCACCGCCAATGTCTCCGGAAAGCTGGACTCGAAGACCGTCCGGGTCGACGCCGGCGGCACCGCGTTGCCCGCGAGCGTCACGCCAGTCAGCAGTACGACGACGTCCTCCGCCCCGCCGCGCGGAGTGATGATCGTGCTCGACACCAGCGGCTCGATGGCGGCCTCGGGGATCGCCGCCGCGCGGCAGGCGGCGTTGAGCTACCTCACCGCGCTGCCGAGCGACGTACAGGCTGGTCTGCTGACGTTCTCCGACCAGCCCCGGCTCGTCGTACCGCCGACTGCCAACCGCGCAAGGGTTCGCAACGCACTGGCTGACGTGCAATCAGCTGGGGCCACGGCCTTGTACGACGCAGTCCGCGCAGCCGTTGCGGCCCTTGATGCCGCCAAGCTCGGCCCTTCCGCGCAACGCCGATTGGTCGTGCTGTCGGACGGCGTGGACACGACCAGCACAGCCACGCTCACCTCGGTCACCGGCCAACTCGCGGCCTCGCGTATCCCTGCCGACGTGGTCGCGTTCCGGTACGGGAACGGCGACGCGTCGGCGGCCCAGCAGATCGCGGCGGCCGCGGGCGGACGGACACTGACCGCCCAAGGCGCGGACGAGCTGACGACGGCATTCGCTGCCGTGGCGCGCAACTTCACCGCCCGCGCGAAGGTCGATGTCACCGTGCCGGACGCACTGGCCGGCCGACGTACCACCCTGCGCGTCACCATCGGTTCGGTCAGCGCGACGACCACGGTGACCTTTGCCGCGATCCCAGCGGCGAAGCCCTCAGCTACGCCGATCCCGACAGAGGCCGCTGCCGTGCCGGTCCGGACGATCTGGTCATGGCTGTTCTTCGCCTTACTCGGTGCGGTCTTCGGCGTGGTGTTGCTCGTTGTCGTCCTGCTGCGGTGGCAGGGTGTTCGCCAAGACGCCGCGCGCCGGTTGGACCGGCAGATGAGTCACTACGGACCCCGTCATGACGTATTAGTCGCGAGCGAGTCCGAGGGTGCGGCCGCACGGACGGCGGTCGGGTTCGTCGGCCAGGCCCTCCGCACCACGGGCGCCGAACAAGGACTCGCGAAGCGGCTTGACCTTGCCGACGTACGACGGAAGCCGGCCGAATGGACGGTGCTGGCGTTCTGCGGCGGCGCCGTACTGGCGGCCGCGTTGATGCTCATCGGTGTCACACCGCTGCTGAGTGTGCCGATCGGACTTGTCGCCGCCTGGATCCTTCAGCGCCTGTACCTCAGCATCCGCATCAGTCGCCGTCGCGCGGCCTTCGGCGAACAACTCCCGGACGTGCTGCAGCTGATCGTCGGCTCGCTTCGCTCCGGGTTCTCGCTGGCCCAAGCCATCGACTCGGTCGTACGCGACGGGACGCAACCCGCCGCGGCGGAGTTCTCGCGCGCGCTGGCAGAGACCCGGATCGGCGTACAGCTCGAAGACGGACTGGACCATGTCGCGGACCGGATGGAATGCGGCGACCTGCACTGGGTCGTGATGGCCACCCGGATTCAGCGCGAGGTCGGTGGCAACTTGGCCGAGGTACTGAAGAACACGGTCGACACCATGCGTGAACGGGCTCAGACCCGTCGCCAGATCCGTACCCTCAGCGCCGAAGGCCGACTCTCCGGCTACATCATCGTCGGCCTGCCGATCGTGCTCGGCACCTGGCTGACGTGGAGCAAACCGGAGTACATGAGTCCGCTTTTCACCACCCCGGTCGGCCTGATGGTGGTGGCCGGTGGCGGCGTTCTGATCATCATCGGCGCGTTCTGGATTCGCGTGCTGGTCAAGGTGGAGGCGTGA
- a CDS encoding sensor histidine kinase, with protein MARAPGWSVRLKLTLSYAACIMLTGVLLLAVVWLFLLRYIPWVIVDPRTRRDGSPGLPGTGVPDRSDLLIAFGPKAAAMLVFLLLFGLVAGWILAGAMLAPLARITHATRMAANGSLAHRIQLEGRTDEFRELADAFDTMLAQLEAHVAEQQRFAANASHELRTPLAITQTLLDVARNDPDRDNGELVERLHFVNTRAIDLTEAMLLLSRADQRSFTRGHVDLSLIAEEATETLLPLAEKRGLTIETSGDPTPTIGSHALLQQLTTNLVHNAIVHNLPDQGTVWVTTSVRPEAAVLTVENTGEKLTPQVVSTLVEPFQRGTGRIRTDHAGVGLGLAIVKSITRAHDGTLTLTPRPGGGLRVTVQLPAAGS; from the coding sequence GTGGCTAGGGCGCCTGGTTGGAGCGTTCGCCTCAAGCTGACCCTCAGCTACGCGGCGTGCATCATGCTGACAGGCGTCTTGCTGCTCGCGGTCGTGTGGCTCTTCCTGCTGCGGTACATACCCTGGGTGATCGTCGACCCCCGCACCCGGCGGGACGGATCGCCGGGCCTCCCGGGGACGGGCGTTCCCGACCGCTCGGACCTTCTGATCGCCTTTGGACCGAAGGCCGCCGCGATGCTGGTCTTCCTGCTGCTGTTCGGCCTCGTCGCAGGATGGATCCTCGCCGGCGCCATGCTCGCGCCGCTGGCTCGCATCACCCATGCCACTCGCATGGCCGCGAACGGATCTCTCGCGCACCGGATCCAGCTGGAAGGACGCACGGACGAGTTCCGCGAACTCGCCGACGCCTTCGACACCATGCTCGCGCAGCTCGAAGCCCACGTCGCCGAACAGCAGAGATTCGCGGCCAACGCCTCCCACGAACTGCGCACCCCGCTGGCGATCACGCAGACGCTGCTCGATGTCGCCCGCAATGATCCGGACCGCGACAATGGCGAACTCGTCGAACGCCTCCACTTCGTCAACACCCGGGCGATCGACCTCACCGAGGCAATGCTCCTGCTCAGCCGCGCCGACCAACGATCCTTCACCCGAGGACACGTCGACCTGTCCCTGATAGCGGAAGAGGCCACCGAAACGCTGCTCCCGCTCGCAGAAAAACGTGGTCTCACCATCGAGACCTCCGGCGACCCGACTCCCACCATCGGCTCACACGCGCTCCTGCAGCAACTGACGACGAACCTTGTGCACAACGCGATCGTCCACAACCTGCCTGACCAGGGGACCGTGTGGGTCACGACCAGCGTCCGCCCGGAAGCCGCGGTGCTCACCGTCGAGAACACCGGCGAGAAGCTCACCCCACAAGTGGTTTCCACGCTGGTCGAGCCGTTTCAGCGCGGCACTGGACGGATCCGCACCGACCACGCAGGTGTCGGCCTCGGTCTGGCCATCGTCAAGAGCATCACCCGAGCACATGACGGAACCCTCACCCTCACCCCGCGCCCCGGCGGCGGGCTCCGCGTCACGGTGCAACTACCGGCCGCTGGTAGCTGA
- a CDS encoding response regulator transcription factor: MRVLVVEDEPYMAEAIRDGLRLEAIAADIAGDGDTALELLSINTYDIAVLDRDIPGPSGDEIAKSIVASGNGMPILMLTAADRLDDKATGFELGADDYLTKPFDLRELVLRLRALDRRRGHNRPPVREIAGLRLDPFRREVYRDGRYVALTRKQFAVLEVLVAAEGGVVSAEELLERAWDENADPFTNAVRITVSALRKRLGEPGIIATVAGVGYRIDTGAEGADRG; this comes from the coding sequence ATGCGTGTGCTGGTTGTCGAGGATGAGCCCTACATGGCCGAGGCCATCCGCGATGGCCTACGCCTGGAGGCGATCGCGGCCGACATCGCCGGCGACGGGGACACCGCGCTGGAACTGCTGAGCATCAACACGTACGACATCGCCGTCCTCGACCGCGATATCCCGGGCCCTTCCGGCGACGAGATCGCCAAAAGCATCGTGGCCTCCGGCAACGGTATGCCGATCCTGATGCTCACCGCGGCCGATCGGCTCGACGACAAAGCCACCGGGTTCGAGCTCGGCGCTGACGACTACCTCACGAAGCCCTTCGACCTTCGAGAACTCGTGCTCAGGCTCAGGGCACTCGACCGCAGGCGCGGCCACAACAGACCGCCCGTGCGGGAGATCGCAGGCCTGCGGCTGGATCCGTTCCGCCGCGAGGTCTACCGCGATGGACGGTACGTCGCGCTCACCCGGAAACAGTTCGCCGTGCTCGAGGTTCTCGTCGCTGCCGAAGGCGGTGTCGTCAGCGCCGAAGAGCTACTGGAACGAGCGTGGGACGAGAACGCCGACCCCTTCACGAACGCCGTGCGGATCACCGTCTCGGCACTGCGCAAACGGCTCGGAGAACCCGGGATCATCGCCACCGTGGCCGGCGTCGGCTACCGCATCGACACAGGAGCTGAGGGAGCCGACCGTGGCTAG
- a CDS encoding CpaF family protein gives MNLTERLAQQQAGGSRAPRPQATVGVPRRTARNADPFAGVKRSVHQGLLETLGPKLYDAHLDQRELETRVTQTLQAVLQRDDTPMTAADRARVAQEVADEILGHGPLEPYLRDAGVSEIMVNGHDQIYVERDGRLEAVDAAFTDEGHLRRTIDKIVSRVGRRVDDASPMVDARLPDGSRVNAVVPPVALDGSLLTIRKFAADPFSVEDLTSFGTLTAPVAELLHACVKGRLNVLIGGGTGSGKTTTLNVLSSFVPDDERIVTIEDAAELQLRQEHVLRLESRPANVEKRGEIAVRDLVRNALRMRPDRIIIGEVRDGAALDMLQAMNTGHDGSITTVHSNAPRDSLARLETMVLMAGIDLPQRAIREQMASAIDLIVHQSRLKDGTRRITHITEVTGMEGEVITLQDLFLFDFRAGVDERGWFRGTLRSTGLRPGFLDRLAERGVYLSPRMFGLDEVPR, from the coding sequence ATGAACCTGACCGAGCGGCTGGCTCAGCAGCAGGCAGGGGGGTCGCGCGCGCCAAGGCCGCAGGCGACCGTCGGGGTGCCCCGCCGTACGGCGCGGAACGCCGACCCGTTCGCCGGCGTGAAGCGCAGCGTGCACCAGGGCCTGCTGGAGACGTTGGGGCCCAAGTTGTACGACGCGCATCTCGACCAGCGCGAGCTCGAGACACGGGTTACCCAAACCCTGCAGGCGGTTCTGCAGCGGGACGACACCCCGATGACCGCTGCCGACCGCGCGCGCGTCGCGCAAGAGGTCGCCGACGAGATCCTCGGCCATGGCCCGCTCGAGCCCTACCTGCGCGACGCCGGTGTCTCCGAGATCATGGTCAACGGCCACGACCAGATCTACGTCGAGCGCGACGGGCGGCTGGAAGCGGTCGACGCGGCGTTCACGGACGAGGGGCACCTGCGTCGTACCATCGACAAAATCGTCTCCCGGGTCGGCCGCCGGGTCGATGACGCCAGCCCGATGGTGGATGCGCGGCTGCCCGACGGTAGCCGGGTGAACGCCGTCGTACCGCCGGTCGCCCTGGACGGGTCGCTGCTGACGATCCGGAAGTTCGCCGCCGACCCGTTCAGCGTCGAGGACCTGACCTCGTTCGGCACGCTGACCGCGCCGGTCGCCGAGCTGCTGCACGCGTGCGTCAAGGGCCGGCTGAACGTCCTGATCGGCGGCGGCACCGGCTCCGGCAAGACGACCACGCTGAACGTGCTGTCCTCGTTCGTGCCGGACGACGAGCGCATCGTCACCATCGAGGACGCGGCGGAGTTGCAGCTGCGGCAGGAACACGTGCTGCGGTTGGAGTCCCGGCCGGCCAACGTGGAGAAGCGCGGCGAGATCGCGGTCCGCGACCTGGTCCGCAACGCGTTGCGGATGCGCCCGGACCGGATCATCATCGGTGAGGTTCGAGACGGCGCCGCGCTGGACATGTTGCAGGCGATGAACACCGGGCACGACGGGTCCATCACGACGGTGCACTCCAACGCGCCGCGCGACTCGCTGGCCCGCCTGGAGACGATGGTGCTGATGGCCGGGATCGACCTGCCGCAGCGGGCGATCCGCGAGCAGATGGCGTCCGCCATCGACCTGATCGTGCACCAGTCCCGGCTCAAGGACGGCACCCGCCGGATCACCCACATCACCGAGGTCACTGGGATGGAGGGCGAGGTCATCACCCTGCAAGACCTTTTCCTGTTCGACTTCCGAGCCGGTGTCGACGAGCGCGGCTGGTTCCGCGGCACGCTGCGATCCACTGGTCTGCGCCCGGGCTTCCTGGACCGGTTGGCTGAGCGGGGCGTGTACCTGTCGCCGCGGATGTTCGGCCTGGATGAGGTGCCGCGATGA
- a CDS encoding type II secretion system F family protein, with protein MTTTLLLVSGVAAIFVAVVLAVVSVSARPVDTGVARALATIDSHYTQHAPVEAEAKRDPFAALPGWLRGLALRLSPSGITTTLQRRLDLAGNPSGWTPDRILAAKGVGLFVLGGLGALYGMRTVGWLIVGGAVAATVGFFLPDLLLYNAGIKRQDKIQKALPDALDMLTVCVEAGLGFDAALAQVSRNTVGPLALEFSRVLQEIQIGKSRSQALRALTDRTTVPELRSFVSALIQAGELGITIADVLREQAKEMRLRRKQRAEEKAQKVPVKILFPLVFCLFPSIFIVIIGPGALSIVNVLFGK; from the coding sequence ATGACGACTACCTTGCTCCTGGTCAGCGGCGTTGCCGCGATCTTTGTCGCTGTTGTGCTGGCAGTAGTCAGTGTTTCCGCGCGGCCCGTCGATACTGGCGTGGCCAGGGCGCTCGCCACGATCGACAGCCACTACACGCAGCACGCGCCGGTCGAGGCTGAGGCAAAGCGCGATCCGTTCGCGGCGCTACCTGGTTGGTTGCGGGGCTTGGCGTTGCGGCTCTCGCCGTCGGGAATCACCACCACGCTGCAGCGCCGGCTCGACCTCGCAGGCAACCCGTCGGGCTGGACGCCGGACCGGATCCTGGCCGCGAAAGGTGTCGGTCTGTTCGTCCTCGGTGGACTCGGAGCTCTGTACGGCATGCGCACCGTCGGCTGGCTCATCGTGGGCGGCGCGGTGGCCGCGACCGTGGGGTTCTTCCTGCCGGACCTCCTGCTGTACAACGCCGGCATCAAGCGTCAGGACAAGATCCAGAAGGCCTTGCCCGATGCGCTGGACATGCTCACGGTCTGCGTCGAGGCCGGACTCGGGTTCGACGCGGCGCTGGCGCAGGTCTCCCGCAACACAGTTGGCCCGTTGGCTTTGGAGTTCTCCCGGGTGCTGCAGGAGATCCAGATCGGGAAGTCCCGCTCGCAGGCCCTGCGCGCGCTGACGGATCGGACCACGGTGCCCGAGCTGCGTTCGTTCGTGTCCGCGCTGATCCAGGCAGGCGAGCTGGGCATCACGATCGCCGACGTACTGCGTGAACAGGCGAAGGAAATGCGGCTGCGCCGTAAGCAGCGCGCTGAAGAGAAGGCGCAGAAGGTGCCGGTCAAGATCCTGTTCCCGCTGGTGTTCTGTCTCTTCCCCTCGATATTCATCGTCATCATCGGGCCGGGCGCGCTCAGCATCGTCAACGTCTTGTTCGGAAAGTAG
- a CDS encoding family 43 glycosylhydrolase: MRRRVPVLLTALALLAAPVVPAAAGEQATTAAVFPQTVIAEDFPDPDVIQVGNTWYAYSTNNGRGHVPVASAPAPNGPWTIRGDAMPGGPSSGWAQAGRTWAPDVHRNPDGSFTLTYTAWHRSTGRQCVGVATASSPLGPFSPAGGAPMICPLNLGGAIDANTFVANDGTRYLLWKNDGNAVGVNSTLWLTRTVNNGTALSGGNTALLSSSGVIEAPDLVQRGSRFVLFYSGGGYVDCNYLTSYATATSLNGPWTVAYRPLMTTASFDNRVCGPGGADFTADKVFLHGWVNGSRHLYVADLGWANDYPVVRGSRVRYEAESGTLNNCRVRTGAAGASQGAVAAYIDFGDSWVENTVYAPRSGSYTLHVGYANGTSGTATHGVVVNGNNQGSVSYPATGWDNWRQASVSISLNAGFNRIRLTKGAAYAEVDYLEVQ; encoded by the coding sequence ATGCGCAGACGAGTTCCGGTGCTGCTGACGGCGCTGGCCCTGCTGGCCGCCCCCGTCGTGCCGGCCGCGGCAGGTGAGCAGGCCACGACGGCCGCCGTATTCCCGCAGACCGTGATCGCCGAGGATTTCCCCGATCCGGACGTTATCCAGGTCGGCAACACCTGGTACGCCTACTCCACGAACAACGGCCGCGGTCATGTGCCCGTCGCGAGCGCCCCCGCGCCGAACGGTCCGTGGACGATCCGCGGCGACGCGATGCCGGGTGGACCGTCGAGCGGTTGGGCGCAGGCCGGGCGGACCTGGGCGCCCGACGTACATCGCAACCCTGACGGCAGTTTCACCCTCACGTACACGGCTTGGCACCGGTCGACCGGGCGCCAGTGCGTCGGCGTCGCGACCGCGAGCTCGCCGCTCGGGCCGTTCAGCCCGGCCGGGGGAGCGCCGATGATCTGCCCGCTGAACCTCGGCGGTGCGATCGACGCGAACACCTTCGTCGCCAACGATGGCACGCGATACCTGCTCTGGAAGAACGATGGCAACGCGGTCGGCGTGAACTCGACCCTCTGGCTGACCCGGACCGTCAACAATGGCACGGCCCTGAGCGGAGGCAACACCGCCCTGTTGTCCTCCAGCGGCGTGATCGAGGCTCCGGACCTGGTCCAGCGTGGCAGCAGGTTCGTGCTGTTCTACTCGGGAGGTGGGTACGTCGATTGCAACTACCTGACCTCGTACGCGACGGCGACCTCGCTGAATGGTCCGTGGACGGTGGCGTACCGGCCGCTGATGACGACGGCCAGCTTCGACAACCGGGTCTGCGGTCCGGGCGGGGCCGACTTCACGGCCGACAAGGTGTTTCTGCACGGCTGGGTCAACGGATCCAGACACCTGTACGTCGCGGATCTCGGCTGGGCCAATGACTACCCGGTCGTCCGCGGGAGCCGGGTGCGGTATGAGGCCGAATCCGGAACGCTGAACAACTGCCGGGTCCGGACCGGCGCGGCCGGGGCCTCCCAAGGAGCGGTCGCGGCGTACATCGACTTCGGGGATTCCTGGGTCGAGAACACGGTCTACGCACCCCGGTCGGGTAGCTACACCCTGCACGTCGGCTATGCCAACGGCACGAGTGGCACCGCCACCCACGGTGTCGTTGTCAACGGCAACAATCAGGGGTCGGTGAGCTATCCCGCGACCGGCTGGGACAACTGGCGGCAGGCCTCCGTTTCGATCAGCCTCAACGCCGGGTTCAACCGCATCCGGCTGACCAAGGGCGCCGCCTACGCCGAGGTCGACTACCTCGAAGTCCAATAG
- a CDS encoding M15 family metallopeptidase, whose translation MSQTATGKTSRRTPRSYAVGLVVVTAAVIGLFVYRSALTPSFGEVGDQSGQGGTTTEDGGSLPDRVTVFDDEYPGVANLDPELLQALREAATDAVDDGVEFYINSGWRSPAYQNQLLREAISKYGSAEEASRWVATPDKSPHVSGHAVDIGHADAKAWLSDHGAKYGLCQIYRNEPWHYELRPQATGDGCPPMYADPTHDPRMQQ comes from the coding sequence ATGAGTCAAACGGCAACAGGAAAAACCTCCCGCAGGACTCCCCGGTCCTACGCCGTCGGCCTGGTCGTCGTCACCGCCGCGGTCATCGGACTCTTCGTCTATCGGTCGGCTTTGACGCCCTCATTCGGCGAAGTCGGCGACCAAAGCGGCCAAGGCGGTACGACCACCGAGGATGGCGGCTCCCTCCCCGACCGCGTCACAGTGTTCGACGACGAGTATCCCGGCGTGGCCAACCTCGACCCCGAGCTGCTCCAGGCCCTGCGCGAGGCGGCGACCGATGCCGTTGACGACGGCGTCGAGTTCTACATCAACAGCGGATGGCGCTCCCCGGCGTACCAGAATCAGCTTCTTCGCGAGGCGATCTCGAAGTACGGCTCGGCAGAGGAAGCTTCCCGATGGGTAGCCACCCCCGACAAGTCTCCGCACGTGTCCGGGCACGCGGTCGACATCGGGCACGCCGATGCCAAGGCGTGGCTGTCCGACCACGGCGCCAAGTACGGACTGTGCCAGATCTACCGCAACGAGCCCTGGCACTACGAGCTACGCCCCCAGGCGACCGGTGATGGTTGCCCTCCGATGTACGCCGACCCCACCCACGATCCAAGGATGCAGCAATGA
- a CDS encoding RNA-guided endonuclease InsQ/TnpB family protein: MSRYRLVPTPAQETALLGHCGHARYVWNLGLEQRLMWRPGRPPTPGYRVQAAQLTEARAAEPWLAAGSQTVQQQALRDLDQAWRNFFGGTHSRPTWRKEGQHEGFRIVGPQAQRVERLNRKWGRVWVPKAGWIKFRWSRRVPEAKSYRITRDRMGRWHIAFAAIPKPIPAARGTVEAPGRNVAAKAGLNRGILAQGWGLLIQRLEHKATGRVEKVHPAYTSQTCAECGHCASENRENQAAFRCGACGHTANADVNAARNIAAGRAVTARRGTRSVPLKRELHLATSS, from the coding sequence GTGTCCAGGTACCGCCTTGTCCCGACCCCCGCGCAGGAGACCGCGTTGCTGGGGCACTGCGGCCACGCCCGGTACGTGTGGAACCTGGGGCTGGAACAACGGCTGATGTGGCGACCGGGACGGCCACCCACCCCCGGATACAGGGTCCAGGCAGCGCAGCTGACCGAGGCCCGCGCGGCGGAACCGTGGCTGGCGGCGGGGTCGCAGACGGTGCAGCAGCAAGCGCTGCGCGACCTTGACCAAGCCTGGCGGAACTTCTTTGGCGGTACCCACTCCCGGCCGACGTGGCGGAAGGAAGGCCAGCACGAGGGGTTCCGGATCGTAGGGCCACAGGCCCAACGAGTTGAGCGGTTGAACCGTAAATGGGGTCGGGTGTGGGTGCCGAAAGCCGGCTGGATCAAGTTCCGCTGGTCGCGGCGGGTGCCCGAAGCCAAGTCGTACCGGATCACCCGTGACCGGATGGGTCGGTGGCACATCGCCTTCGCCGCCATCCCCAAGCCGATCCCCGCCGCACGCGGCACCGTCGAGGCACCAGGACGGAACGTCGCGGCGAAGGCCGGGTTGAACCGGGGCATCCTCGCCCAGGGCTGGGGCCTCCTCATCCAGCGTCTTGAACACAAGGCGACAGGCCGGGTCGAGAAGGTCCACCCGGCTTACACGAGTCAGACGTGCGCGGAGTGCGGGCATTGCGCGTCGGAGAACCGCGAGAACCAAGCGGCCTTCCGATGCGGTGCCTGCGGCCACACCGCAAACGCGGACGTCAACGCAGCACGCAACATCGCGGCCGGACGGGCCGTGACCGCACGCCGAGGCACGAGATCTGTGCCGCTGAAGCGTGAACTTCATCTCGCTACCTCCTCGTAG
- a CDS encoding methyltransferase family protein — MTIVKTETSSRRMDAGRLVMVPLCTLMLTADAIILTQSVGPGFAGVLRWISNALVGAFYVLIIWAYLRRGPAKATTTSVVARTAAVTGTLTPFVFPMLPNGTVSMSRELVADVFLVTGTVWSLWSLRTLGKNLSIIAQAREVVEHGPYRWIRHPLYTGEIVSSLGLAIAVGTVPAAAVWCTLVALQVYRASQEEQILITTLPPYTAYRARTAALLPGVF; from the coding sequence ATGACCATCGTCAAGACCGAGACCAGCTCCCGCCGAATGGACGCCGGACGTCTGGTCATGGTGCCGCTTTGTACGCTGATGCTGACCGCCGACGCCATCATCCTGACGCAGTCGGTCGGACCGGGATTCGCCGGCGTGCTGCGGTGGATCAGCAACGCCCTGGTCGGAGCCTTCTACGTCCTGATCATCTGGGCCTACCTGCGCCGCGGACCCGCCAAAGCAACGACTACCTCGGTCGTGGCCCGCACGGCGGCGGTCACCGGGACGCTGACGCCGTTCGTCTTTCCCATGCTCCCCAACGGCACGGTCAGCATGTCACGGGAGTTGGTCGCCGACGTCTTTCTCGTCACCGGCACGGTGTGGTCGCTCTGGTCGCTCCGCACCCTGGGCAAGAACCTGTCGATCATCGCCCAGGCGCGCGAAGTCGTTGAACACGGCCCCTATCGGTGGATTCGTCACCCGCTCTACACCGGCGAGATCGTGTCCTCCCTCGGACTGGCCATCGCCGTAGGCACCGTCCCCGCCGCTGCCGTCTGGTGCACGCTGGTAGCACTCCAGGTCTACCGCGCCAGCCAGGAAGAACAAATCCTGATCACCACCCTGCCGCCCTACACGGCCTACCGCGCCCGCACAGCCGCCCTACTCCCCGGCGTCTTCTAA
- the glyA gene encoding serine hydroxymethyltransferase: MTTSRDTSKHTRDLSTHDQSLADFDPEIHAAIEAELGRQQDTLELIASENFAPIAVMQAQGSVLTNKYAEGYPGRRYYGGCEHIDVVEKLAIDRVKQLFGAGFANVQPHSGAQANAAAMVALLDPGDTILGLDLAHGGHLTHGMRLNYSGKLYDVVAYHVRDTDFAVDMAEVERLALEHRPKLIVAGWSAYSLHLDFAEFRRIADLVGAYLMVDMAHFAGLVAAGLHPNPLPHADVVTTTTHKTLGGPRGGVILTNHADLAKKFNSAVFPGQQGGPLEHVIAAKAVGFKLAATEEFRDRQRRTLAGARTLAARLLADDVRAAGISVLTGGTQVHLVLVDLRNSQLDGQQAEDRLHTVGITVNRNAVPFDPRPPMVSSGLRIGTPALATRGFGPAEFTEVADIIATALIHQPTEQLTLELRTRVSNLATKFPLYPAL, from the coding sequence ATGACGACATCGCGCGATACGTCCAAGCACACCCGCGACCTGAGCACCCACGACCAGTCGCTGGCCGACTTCGATCCCGAGATCCACGCCGCGATCGAGGCAGAACTCGGACGCCAGCAGGACACTCTCGAGCTCATCGCCAGCGAGAACTTCGCCCCGATCGCGGTGATGCAGGCACAAGGCTCCGTCCTGACCAACAAGTACGCCGAGGGTTACCCCGGTCGCCGCTATTACGGCGGCTGCGAGCACATCGACGTCGTCGAGAAGCTCGCCATCGATCGGGTCAAACAGTTGTTCGGCGCCGGCTTCGCGAACGTCCAACCACATTCCGGCGCCCAGGCGAACGCGGCCGCCATGGTCGCCCTGCTCGATCCCGGCGACACGATCCTCGGCCTCGACCTCGCGCACGGCGGCCACCTCACGCACGGCATGCGCCTCAACTACAGCGGCAAGTTGTACGACGTCGTCGCCTACCACGTCCGCGACACCGACTTCGCCGTCGACATGGCCGAGGTCGAGCGGCTCGCACTCGAGCACCGGCCGAAACTGATCGTGGCCGGATGGTCGGCGTACTCACTGCACCTGGACTTCGCCGAGTTCCGGCGGATCGCCGACCTCGTCGGCGCGTACCTGATGGTCGACATGGCCCACTTCGCCGGCCTCGTCGCCGCGGGCCTGCACCCGAACCCACTCCCGCACGCGGACGTCGTGACAACGACCACGCACAAGACGCTCGGTGGACCTCGCGGCGGTGTGATCCTGACCAATCACGCGGACCTGGCGAAGAAGTTCAACTCAGCGGTCTTCCCAGGTCAGCAAGGCGGACCGCTGGAACATGTGATCGCCGCCAAGGCAGTGGGGTTCAAGCTGGCCGCGACCGAGGAGTTCCGCGACCGGCAGCGCCGTACTCTGGCGGGTGCGCGCACGCTGGCGGCACGACTACTGGCCGACGACGTTCGGGCGGCCGGAATCTCCGTTCTCACCGGAGGCACCCAGGTCCATCTCGTGCTGGTCGACCTGCGGAACTCGCAACTCGACGGGCAGCAGGCCGAGGACCGGCTTCATACGGTCGGCATCACCGTGAACCGCAACGCCGTCCCGTTCGATCCGCGGCCGCCGATGGTCTCCTCGGGACTGCGCATCGGCACCCCCGCACTCGCCACCCGTGGTTTCGGCCCGGCCGAGTTCACCGAGGTCGCGGACATCATCGCGACCGCGCTCATCCATCAGCCGACCGAGCAGCTCACCCTCGAGCTGCGGACCCGAGTATCCAACCTGGCAACGAAATTCCCGCTCTACCCAGCACTCTGA